From a region of the Luteibaculum oceani genome:
- a CDS encoding DUF2480 family protein yields the protein MEPIINRVANSKLITLDLDEFIPSESITAIPIAEGLYEGLILKEKDFRNWVNQLVSKYQDQVLTIIDTKDAIVPKWAYLLLSTALSSKGNTIYFSDKEKALERLILDKVNSQFASSLAERSMVIIKGCGKLDLSGEFYGELAKLLRPKCKSLMFGEPCSTVPIYKA from the coding sequence ATGGAACCCATTATTAATCGAGTAGCAAATTCAAAATTAATTACACTAGACCTAGATGAGTTTATTCCCAGCGAATCCATAACTGCAATTCCAATAGCAGAGGGTTTGTATGAAGGATTAATCCTAAAGGAGAAGGATTTTAGGAATTGGGTAAATCAATTAGTTAGTAAATATCAAGACCAAGTCCTTACCATTATCGATACGAAGGACGCTATTGTTCCAAAATGGGCTTATTTACTGCTTTCTACAGCACTTTCCTCAAAAGGGAACACAATATACTTCTCAGATAAAGAAAAGGCTTTAGAAAGGCTAATATTAGATAAAGTTAATAGCCAGTTTGCAAGTTCTCTTGCGGAGCGATCAATGGTTATTATTAAAGGATGTGGTAAACTAGATCTATCAGGAGAATTTTACGGGGAACTAGCAAAACTGCTGAGGCCTAAATGCAAAAGCCTCATGTTTGGGGAACCTTGTTCTACAGTGCCCATTTACAAAGCATAA
- the sufC gene encoding Fe-S cluster assembly ATPase SufC encodes MLSIKNLQASIEGKEILKGINLEIKPGEVHAIMGPNGSGKSTLASVLAGREEYEVTGGEATFNGEDLLDLDPEERAHKGLFLAFQYPVEIPGVSNINFLKTSINEIRKARGEEEISAGDFLKMVKEKSALVDLPDNLAKRSVNEGFSGGEKKRNEIFQMAMLEPKLAILDETDSGLDIDALRVVANGVNKLKSPENATIVVTHYQRLLDYIVPDFVHVLYKGRIVKSGDKSLALELEEKGYDWIKEGVEAV; translated from the coding sequence ATGTTATCAATAAAGAATCTACAAGCCTCAATAGAGGGGAAGGAAATTTTAAAGGGAATCAACCTTGAAATTAAACCAGGTGAAGTACACGCTATTATGGGACCAAATGGTTCGGGAAAATCTACCCTAGCATCTGTATTAGCTGGAAGAGAAGAATACGAGGTTACAGGTGGAGAGGCAACTTTTAATGGTGAAGATCTGTTGGATCTAGATCCAGAGGAAAGAGCACACAAAGGATTATTCCTTGCTTTTCAATACCCTGTAGAAATCCCGGGTGTTTCTAACATCAACTTCCTAAAAACAAGTATTAACGAAATCAGAAAAGCCAGAGGAGAAGAAGAAATTTCTGCTGGAGATTTTCTGAAAATGGTAAAAGAAAAATCTGCCTTGGTGGATCTTCCTGATAACCTAGCAAAACGTTCGGTAAACGAAGGTTTTTCTGGAGGAGAGAAGAAAAGAAACGAGATTTTTCAAATGGCCATGTTAGAGCCCAAATTAGCCATCTTAGATGAAACCGATTCTGGTTTAGATATCGATGCGCTAAGAGTTGTAGCTAATGGGGTAAACAAATTAAAAAGCCCTGAAAATGCAACCATCGTAGTAACGCATTACCAAAGGTTGTTAGACTACATTGTTCCAGATTTTGTACACGTTTTATACAAAGGAAGAATTGTGAAGTCTGGCGACAAATCTCTTGCGCTAGAATTAGAAGAAAAAGGGTACGATTGGATTAAAGAAGGGGTAGAAGCGGTTTAA
- a CDS encoding carboxypeptidase regulatory-like domain-containing protein, which yields MTSSTEVAVLDHQDISNHSNMNLTKRLAVVLAILISSAAFGQFKLLDRANQLFEDEAYFKAAQLYLDIAYTKDRVPDEAIHNLAYCFNQMRDFEQAEVWYAQAVQLRSRTPMEVYYYAQMLKANGKYAEANNWMRLFQELKPEDTRGVMHNSAGDYVRKLSPIVHPYKISNAEVNTEGPDFGAAFFGENSVVFSSSGYENPAILRTWAYNGGEFLDLYVSDRVAGGALTTPELLSKSLNTKFHEGSASFSADGLQIYFTRGGEYTRSRSGKPKLKIYRATLAGNDFVNIEPLPFNSDEFNVAHPSLTKDGNKLYFASDMPGGYGGYDIYEVEYDRGFWGRPKNLGPTVNTEGNETFPFIHESNELYFASDGHVGLGGLDIFKVKYSRGVWRGVENMKKPINSSRDDFAFVTDSAKTFGYFSSNRKGGVGGDDIYAFIFDEQSEVYVLNGQVIDQNDFTVPNVTVYVKNADGAVLGRSVADEDGYFTFTLNRQEQYTLMTEGGNYTQTEVNVPVFPAGEVKNMTVRVEKNNLMAKGIIREVGSSIKLAGVEMTLIKSSSQQIQKTLTGPDGKFSFILDPNSTYTLKAAKPGFMAKSKIFSTAGQDVNRPIQVDDIFLERIRVNQVIEIPNVYYELGKWNITADAGKQLDKVVEFMQDNPSVSIELSSHTDSRGDANYNMELSQKRAQSAVDYIVSRGISVERILAKGYGEEKLKNNCSDGVACTEAEHKQNRRTEIRVIAINE from the coding sequence ATGACTTCATCTACAGAAGTAGCCGTATTAGATCACCAAGATATTTCTAACCATAGCAACATGAATCTTACCAAACGACTAGCCGTTGTTTTAGCCATTTTAATTAGTTCAGCTGCGTTCGGTCAGTTTAAGTTATTAGACCGTGCAAACCAGCTGTTTGAAGATGAAGCCTATTTCAAAGCGGCTCAACTGTATTTAGATATTGCCTATACCAAGGATAGGGTTCCAGATGAGGCGATTCACAATTTGGCATATTGTTTTAACCAAATGAGAGATTTTGAGCAGGCTGAGGTTTGGTATGCTCAGGCAGTGCAATTAAGATCTCGTACACCTATGGAGGTTTACTATTACGCTCAAATGCTTAAAGCGAATGGTAAATATGCCGAGGCTAACAATTGGATGCGTTTATTCCAAGAGTTAAAGCCAGAAGATACCCGAGGTGTAATGCATAATTCCGCTGGAGATTATGTTAGAAAACTAAGTCCAATTGTACATCCATACAAGATTTCTAATGCAGAAGTAAACACAGAAGGTCCAGATTTTGGGGCAGCTTTCTTTGGTGAAAATTCTGTCGTATTCTCTTCTAGTGGGTATGAAAACCCCGCTATTTTAAGGACTTGGGCCTATAATGGAGGAGAATTTTTGGATTTATATGTATCGGATCGTGTTGCAGGTGGTGCTCTTACAACTCCCGAGTTATTAAGTAAATCACTAAATACTAAGTTTCACGAAGGTTCGGCCTCTTTTTCAGCTGATGGATTACAAATTTATTTTACTAGAGGTGGTGAGTATACTCGCTCTAGAAGTGGTAAGCCAAAATTGAAAATATACAGAGCAACTCTTGCGGGTAACGACTTTGTAAATATTGAGCCACTTCCATTTAATAGTGATGAGTTTAACGTTGCACACCCGAGCTTAACAAAGGATGGTAACAAATTGTACTTCGCTTCTGACATGCCAGGTGGTTATGGTGGGTATGATATCTACGAAGTTGAGTACGATAGAGGTTTTTGGGGAAGACCTAAAAATTTGGGTCCAACTGTAAACACCGAAGGAAATGAGACCTTCCCTTTCATTCATGAATCAAATGAACTTTACTTTGCTTCCGATGGACATGTAGGTCTTGGAGGTCTTGATATTTTTAAAGTGAAATACTCAAGAGGGGTATGGCGTGGTGTTGAAAACATGAAGAAGCCTATTAACTCTTCAAGAGATGATTTCGCTTTTGTAACAGATTCTGCTAAGACATTCGGCTATTTCTCATCTAATAGGAAAGGTGGAGTTGGTGGAGATGATATCTATGCTTTCATCTTTGACGAGCAAAGCGAAGTCTACGTGTTAAACGGTCAGGTAATAGATCAGAATGATTTTACCGTTCCTAATGTAACTGTATACGTAAAGAATGCTGATGGTGCCGTGTTAGGTAGATCGGTGGCTGATGAAGACGGTTACTTTACTTTTACTCTTAACAGACAAGAGCAATACACTTTAATGACAGAAGGTGGAAATTACACTCAGACTGAGGTTAATGTTCCTGTTTTTCCTGCTGGAGAAGTTAAGAATATGACTGTTAGAGTTGAGAAGAACAACCTAATGGCTAAGGGGATTATCCGTGAGGTTGGATCTTCTATCAAACTAGCTGGTGTAGAAATGACTTTAATTAAGTCCTCTTCTCAACAAATCCAAAAAACATTAACGGGTCCTGATGGTAAGTTCTCTTTCATACTAGACCCTAATAGTACTTATACGCTTAAGGCTGCCAAGCCAGGATTTATGGCTAAGAGCAAAATTTTCTCAACTGCTGGTCAGGATGTGAATAGACCAATTCAGGTTGATGATATTTTCCTTGAGCGCATTAGAGTTAATCAAGTAATTGAAATTCCAAACGTGTACTACGAACTAGGTAAATGGAATATTACTGCTGATGCTGGAAAACAATTAGATAAAGTTGTAGAATTTATGCAGGATAATCCTTCAGTATCTATTGAGCTAAGCTCACATACAGATTCTAGAGGGGATGCTAATTACAACATGGAATTAAGCCAAAAACGTGCTCAAAGTGCGGTAGATTACATTGTGAGTAGAGGAATTTCTGTTGAGCGTATCCTAGCTAAAGGATATGGTGAGGAGAAATTGAAGAATAATTGTTCTGATGGTGTTGCGTGTACAGAAGCGGAGCACAAACAAAACAGAAGAACTGAGATTAGGGTAATTGCGATTAATGAGTAA
- the erpA gene encoding iron-sulfur cluster insertion protein ErpA: protein MIKVSDNAREQVAKLLAEDHKGKDAFVRVGVKGGGCSGLMYNLEFDNQLSEQDKVFEDNGVKVVVDKKSFLYLVGTELDYSGGLNGKGFVFVNPNANRTCGCGESFSL, encoded by the coding sequence ATGATAAAAGTTTCGGACAACGCACGTGAACAAGTAGCCAAATTGTTGGCAGAGGATCACAAAGGAAAAGACGCCTTTGTCCGAGTTGGAGTTAAAGGTGGTGGATGCTCTGGATTAATGTACAATTTGGAGTTCGACAACCAGCTTTCTGAACAGGATAAAGTTTTCGAAGACAACGGCGTAAAAGTAGTAGTAGACAAAAAGAGCTTTTTGTATTTGGTAGGAACCGAATTGGATTATTCCGGTGGATTAAACGGAAAGGGATTCGTGTTTGTTAATCCAAACGCTAACCGTACCTGCGGTTGCGGAGAAAGTTTCTCATTATAA
- the sufB gene encoding Fe-S cluster assembly protein SufB — protein MEGKDKILEEVTQQEYKYGFYTNIESDKAPKGLNEDIIKLISAKKNEPEWLLEYRLKAFEVWKTMKEPNWAHVKYTPVDYQDIHYYAAPKKKKEYESLDEVDPELLETFSKLGISLDEQKRLVGVAVDVVMDSVSVKTTFKDKLAELGIIFCSFSEAVQEHPELVKKYLGSVVPVTDNFFAALNAAVFTDGSFCYIPKGVRCPMELSTYFRINEAGTGQFERTLVVADKGSYCSYLEGCTAPQRDENQLHAAVVELVALDDAEIKYSTVQNWYPGDKNGKGGVYNFVTKRGLCEGKNSKISWTQVETGSSITWKYPSCILKGDNSEGEFYSVAVTNNHQQADTGTKMLHLGNNTRSIIISKGISAGQSNNSYRGLVKVAKNAKNARNFSQCDSLLMSDRCGAHTFPYIECDNADAQIEHEATTSKIGEDQIFYCNQRGIETEKAVALIVNGYCKEVLNKLPMEFAVEARKLLEVSLEGSVG, from the coding sequence ATGGAGGGGAAAGACAAAATACTCGAAGAGGTAACCCAACAGGAGTATAAGTATGGATTTTATACCAATATAGAATCCGACAAAGCTCCTAAGGGCCTAAACGAGGATATCATCAAACTTATTTCAGCCAAAAAGAACGAGCCAGAATGGCTGCTGGAATATAGACTTAAGGCTTTTGAGGTTTGGAAAACCATGAAAGAGCCAAATTGGGCACACGTAAAGTATACCCCGGTAGATTACCAGGATATCCACTATTACGCAGCTCCAAAAAAGAAGAAGGAATACGAAAGTTTAGACGAGGTGGATCCAGAATTGCTGGAAACCTTTAGTAAACTGGGAATAAGCCTCGATGAGCAAAAACGCCTAGTTGGAGTTGCGGTAGACGTGGTAATGGATTCGGTTTCTGTTAAAACCACCTTTAAGGACAAGCTTGCGGAGTTAGGTATTATTTTCTGCTCCTTTTCAGAAGCAGTACAAGAGCACCCAGAGCTGGTTAAAAAATATCTTGGGTCTGTAGTTCCCGTAACCGATAATTTCTTCGCAGCGCTAAACGCAGCTGTTTTTACCGATGGTAGCTTCTGCTACATTCCAAAAGGGGTAAGATGCCCAATGGAATTAAGTACCTACTTCCGTATTAACGAAGCAGGAACGGGACAATTCGAAAGGACTTTAGTGGTAGCCGACAAGGGAAGTTACTGTTCATATCTAGAAGGTTGTACGGCACCGCAGCGCGACGAAAACCAATTGCATGCAGCAGTGGTTGAATTGGTTGCTTTAGACGATGCTGAGATAAAATACTCTACCGTTCAAAACTGGTATCCTGGAGATAAAAACGGTAAAGGTGGGGTATACAACTTCGTTACTAAGAGAGGACTTTGCGAGGGTAAAAACTCGAAAATTTCTTGGACACAAGTAGAAACTGGGTCATCAATCACCTGGAAATATCCTTCATGTATCTTAAAAGGAGATAATTCCGAGGGTGAATTTTACTCTGTAGCGGTTACCAACAATCACCAGCAGGCAGATACCGGTACCAAAATGCTACACCTGGGTAATAATACCAGAAGTATCATTATTAGTAAGGGTATTTCAGCAGGGCAGTCTAATAACTCATACAGAGGTTTGGTTAAAGTGGCCAAGAATGCTAAAAACGCCCGTAACTTCTCACAATGCGACTCGCTACTTATGTCGGATCGTTGTGGAGCGCACACTTTCCCTTATATAGAATGCGACAATGCCGATGCACAAATTGAGCACGAGGCAACCACAAGTAAAATTGGAGAAGATCAAATTTTCTACTGCAATCAAAGAGGTATAGAAACGGAAAAGGCTGTTGCCCTAATCGTTAACGGATATTGTAAAGAGGTACTTAATAAGTTACCTATGGAATTTGCTGTAGAAGCAAGAAAATTATTAGAAGTAAGCTTAGAAGGAAGCGTAGGTTAA
- the sufD gene encoding Fe-S cluster assembly protein SufD, translating into MSNLEPNNSVLANPLSKEAVELLHTADFPTRKSEFWKYSRTAKIQNGNFSFQENNNFNFNNAFSNNTIDIVNGKIQGNNTQGIIVKKLEDCSSEELSKIGTIANFHRDVFSLMHQAFFQDVLVITVPESTVIEEAVQINIASTGNNSVSFPRIFICAEELSKSKFIINTESEGDNQLLYVQSEIHVEANAKLHLELNNSANSDFLITDTAANVESGAVFHINTLCFDGNWQRNNLDINLIGEFAHAELNGIVMPNGAQHFDNHTMVSHCVPNCTSSENYKNVVDGKGTAIFNGKIMVHQDAQKTNAFQSSSNILLSDNATVNAKPELEIYADDVKCSHGSTTGKLNSEALFYLQSRGVPAREAKKLLLKAFAAEVLESISVDAVKELAETAIDKKLA; encoded by the coding sequence TTGAGTAACCTAGAACCGAACAATTCGGTTCTTGCCAATCCGCTTTCGAAGGAAGCAGTAGAGCTTTTGCATACTGCTGATTTTCCTACGAGAAAAAGCGAGTTCTGGAAATACTCGAGAACAGCAAAAATTCAGAATGGGAATTTCTCATTTCAAGAAAATAACAATTTCAATTTCAACAACGCATTCTCCAACAATACCATTGACATTGTAAATGGTAAGATTCAAGGGAATAACACCCAGGGAATAATCGTTAAGAAGCTTGAGGATTGCTCTAGCGAAGAGTTGTCGAAAATTGGAACCATTGCCAATTTCCACCGCGATGTGTTTAGCCTTATGCACCAGGCATTTTTTCAAGATGTGTTGGTAATTACAGTACCAGAATCTACTGTAATAGAGGAGGCTGTACAAATCAACATTGCGTCTACGGGTAACAATAGCGTTTCTTTCCCAAGAATTTTTATCTGTGCAGAAGAACTTTCAAAGTCTAAGTTCATCATCAACACAGAGTCTGAAGGGGATAACCAATTGTTGTACGTACAGAGTGAAATTCACGTTGAGGCGAATGCAAAACTTCATCTCGAACTAAACAACAGTGCTAATTCAGACTTTCTTATCACCGATACAGCAGCTAATGTTGAGAGCGGTGCGGTTTTCCACATAAACACCTTGTGTTTCGACGGAAACTGGCAAAGAAACAACCTAGACATCAATCTGATTGGAGAATTTGCACATGCCGAACTTAACGGTATTGTAATGCCCAACGGAGCACAGCATTTCGATAACCACACCATGGTTAGCCATTGCGTGCCTAATTGCACCTCTTCCGAAAACTATAAAAATGTAGTGGATGGAAAAGGAACGGCCATTTTCAATGGTAAAATAATGGTGCATCAAGATGCGCAGAAAACAAATGCTTTCCAGTCGAGTTCTAATATTCTACTTAGTGATAACGCAACGGTTAATGCTAAGCCAGAACTTGAAATTTATGCTGATGACGTTAAGTGTTCACATGGATCCACTACGGGTAAATTGAACAGTGAGGCATTGTTTTATCTGCAATCGAGAGGAGTTCCTGCAAGAGAGGCCAAAAAATTGCTTTTAAAGGCGTTTGCGGCTGAGGTATTGGAATCTATATCAGTTGATGCGGTTAAAGAATTAGCTGAAACAGCAATAGACAAAAAACTAGCTTAA
- a CDS encoding SufE family protein yields the protein MTIEQRENELRETFGFFDDWMDKYEHIIQLGKELPLLAEEEKADELLIKGCQSRVWLKPNYNGEVVTFKADSDAIITKGIISILIKVLNNQKPKDIVDAKLEIIDEIGLKEHLSPTRSNGLVSMIKQIKNYALAYSLTQKAQ from the coding sequence ATGACCATAGAACAGCGGGAAAATGAATTGAGAGAAACCTTTGGTTTTTTTGATGATTGGATGGATAAGTATGAACATATTATCCAATTAGGTAAGGAATTACCACTTCTTGCTGAAGAAGAAAAAGCAGACGAATTGCTAATTAAAGGTTGCCAAAGTCGCGTATGGCTTAAACCGAACTACAACGGAGAAGTTGTAACCTTTAAAGCAGATAGTGATGCTATTATTACCAAAGGAATTATTTCCATCCTTATTAAAGTACTGAACAACCAAAAGCCTAAAGACATTGTTGATGCCAAGCTGGAAATAATTGATGAAATAGGGTTGAAAGAACATTTGTCACCTACCCGCAGTAACGGTTTGGTTAGTATGATCAAACAGATTAAAAATTATGCACTAGCATATTCACTTACCCAAAAAGCACAGTAA
- a CDS encoding aminotransferase class V-fold PLP-dependent enzyme: protein MVNTAEIRKLFPILNTEVNGKPLVYFDNGATTQKPKSVIDCERHYYEKLNANIHRGVHHLSQISTDAFEASRKAVQSFINAKHSEEIIFTNGTTEGINIVAQSFRKSGFVGKGDEILISALEHHSNIVPWQMLAEEVEATVKVVPFNEKGELDTEAFRSLINQRTKIVAISHISNALGSINPIKKFIDWSHALGIPVLIDGAQAAPHCKLDMQELDADFYTFSAHKMYGPTGVGVLYGKRDWLNKMEPVVGGGEMIATVSFDKTTYAELPHKFEAGTPNIAGVIALKPAIEFIEKVGFDEIHAIEQQLLDYATEKLSALPDVRIIGTAENKASLVSFIVDGVHPYDIGTILDKMGIAVRTGHHCAQPIMDQFKIPGTIRASFAIYNTTEEIDALVKGLERAINMLK from the coding sequence TTGGTAAATACAGCGGAGATAAGAAAGCTCTTCCCTATTTTAAATACGGAGGTAAACGGAAAACCATTGGTGTATTTCGATAACGGTGCAACTACTCAGAAACCGAAATCGGTAATTGATTGCGAGCGCCATTATTACGAAAAATTAAACGCCAATATCCATCGTGGGGTGCATCACTTAAGTCAAATCTCCACCGATGCTTTTGAAGCCTCTAGAAAAGCTGTACAATCCTTTATTAATGCTAAACACAGCGAAGAAATAATATTTACAAACGGAACAACTGAAGGGATAAATATTGTTGCTCAATCGTTCCGTAAGAGTGGATTTGTAGGTAAGGGAGATGAAATTTTGATTTCGGCCCTAGAACACCACAGTAACATAGTGCCCTGGCAGATGCTCGCCGAAGAGGTTGAGGCTACTGTGAAAGTGGTTCCTTTTAACGAAAAAGGTGAGCTTGATACAGAAGCTTTCAGAAGCCTAATTAATCAGCGAACCAAAATCGTAGCCATTTCGCATATTTCTAATGCCCTTGGAAGTATAAACCCAATTAAGAAATTCATCGATTGGTCTCATGCTTTGGGAATTCCAGTGCTGATTGATGGGGCACAAGCTGCACCTCACTGCAAATTAGACATGCAAGAATTGGATGCAGATTTTTACACCTTTTCAGCACATAAAATGTACGGTCCCACTGGGGTTGGAGTATTGTACGGCAAAAGAGATTGGCTGAATAAAATGGAACCAGTTGTGGGCGGAGGCGAAATGATTGCTACAGTTAGTTTCGACAAAACCACCTATGCAGAGCTTCCCCATAAATTCGAGGCAGGTACTCCCAACATTGCAGGGGTGATAGCCCTTAAACCAGCGATAGAATTTATTGAAAAAGTTGGTTTCGATGAAATCCATGCAATCGAACAGCAATTACTCGATTACGCTACCGAAAAATTAAGTGCTTTACCCGATGTTCGAATAATAGGAACAGCAGAAAATAAAGCTTCGTTGGTTTCCTTTATTGTGGATGGAGTTCATCCATATGACATTGGAACCATTTTGGATAAAATGGGGATTGCTGTTAGGACTGGACACCATTGTGCCCAACCAATTATGGACCAGTTTAAGATACCTGGAACCATAAGAGCCTCTTTTGCCATCTATAACACTACCGAAGAAATTGATGCATTGGTTAAAGGCCTAGAAAGAGCCATTAACATGCTTAAATAG
- a CDS encoding SUF system Fe-S cluster assembly protein: MDKKSIENNIIDTLKSIFDPEIPVDIYQLGLIYEINIDDNADVEIVMTLTTPNCPVAESMPAEVEQKVKDTEGVNDAKVKLVFDPPWDKEMMTEEAKLELGFL, encoded by the coding sequence ATGGACAAAAAGTCTATTGAAAATAACATCATAGATACCCTAAAAAGTATTTTCGACCCGGAAATACCCGTTGATATCTACCAACTTGGACTCATTTACGAAATTAACATCGACGATAATGCGGATGTTGAAATAGTAATGACTCTAACCACTCCCAATTGCCCCGTTGCCGAATCTATGCCTGCAGAAGTAGAGCAGAAAGTTAAAGACACGGAAGGCGTGAACGATGCCAAAGTTAAGTTGGTATTTGACCCACCATGGGACAAGGAGATGATGACCGAAGAAGCCAAACTGGAATTGGGATTTTTATAA